The Martelella endophytica genome contains the following window.
GCGCTCGGCGATCCTTATCGCTGCTCGAGCGGCCAGCAGCTTGCCGATGCCTGGGTGCCGCTGACGCTTGCCATGAACGCGATCCACCGCAGCATGGGCCAGCGCGATTTCTATCCCTTCGTGCTGGCGCCGGCGATGATCGCCAAGCTGGATTTCGTCTTCACGCTGTTGAGCGGGGCGCGGGACAAGGCCGCGGCATAGGAGGCGGCCTCAGGCCGCCGCCGGACCGTTGGCGCGCAGCAGCCTGAGCGCTGCCGGCGCGCTGATCGACGGGCCGTAGAGCGGTCCCGTTGCATAGACGCAGCCGGCTTCCGCCAAAGCTGCCGTCTCGACCTCGCCCGTCACCTCCGTCACGCCGATGCGCACGCCATAGGTGGAGGTCAGCGCCGTGAAGGCCCTGACCGTTTCCGCTTGCGTTTCCTGGTTCTGCCGGAAGATCCCCGCGCTGATATAGGCCGCATCGAAACGGAAGTTGCGCAATAGCGTCAGCGAGCCATGACCGCTGCCGAATTCGGAAAGCGTCAGGCCGGCGCCGATCGAGCGCAGATGCTGAAGTGCGAGCTTCGCCTGCTCCGGCGCTTCGAGCACAACATTTTCCGGTATTGCGAACACCACCTGCCGGGGCGCGACCTCGGACTGACGGATGATGTTTTCGAGCTCGATCAGCGTGCTGGTCCGCAGCGTCTCCGTGGAGTTGAGCTGGATGCTGACGAAGGGACGCGCCTTCGGCAGCGCCTGCTGCCACGATACAAGGTCTTCCAGCGCCTGTCGGACGGTGTAGAGCACCAGATCGGCGGCCTTGCCGTTTTCCCGGCTCATCTCGATGATTTCGCCCGCCGGAACGTCGCCATGCTGGGGATGGCGCCAGTTCAGGAAGCAGGTGAAGCCGATGACGTCAAAACCCTCGATGCGTACGACAGGACGATAGAGAACCGACATCTCGCGGCGGTCGATGGCGCGGCTGAGGTCGGCGCGAAGCTGCCGGCGTTCGTCGCTGAGCATGCGCAGGGCAGGGCGGTAGGTTTCCACCGCATTGCCGCCCATGCGCTTGGCTCTCAGCGTTGCAAGCCGGGCGTCCTCCAGAAAAGCTTCGGCGGTTTCATGCTCCTCGTGCCACGAGGCGATGCCGATCGAGGCGGTGAGCGAAATCTCGCGGCTTTCGAAGGCGATCGGCATGTCGATGGCCGAGGCAAGCTGATCGGTAAAGTCCGCCACCTCGCCGGGATCGCTCTGCGACAGCAGAATGATGGCAAAGCTGTTGTCGGAAAGCCGCGACAGCGTGTCCTCCGGCTTCAGGAGCCGCTGGATGCGACGGGTGAGCGCGATGAGGATATTGTCGCCGGCGGCAAAACCGAGCGTCTCGTTGATGTCGCTGTAGCGGTCGATATCGGCGACGATCAGTGTCGGGCGGAAACCATTGCCGGCACGCGACTGGACGATCAGCGACTGCAGGCGGTCGAGGAAGATGGTGCGGTTCGGCAGGCCCGTCAGATTGTCGATCACCGCATCCTGCAACAGACGCTGGGTGCTGACCTTCTGATCGGTGAGATCGGAGAGCGTGCCGACGCAGCGGATCACCTCGCCATCGGTCGACAGTACCGGCCGGGCGCGGATCAGCATCCAGTGATAGTGGCCGTCATTGGCACGCATCCGGAATTCCATCTTCAGCCGTCCACGCCGCCATTCGAGGAACAGGTCGAGCGTGGAGCGGAAGCGGTCCCGATCGCCGGGGTGGATATAGCGCAGCCAGGTGCGCGCCGCCCCGTTCAGGGCGCC
Protein-coding sequences here:
- a CDS encoding EAL domain-containing protein → MRPAPSRLHRDLVLPLLLVLAFFASAVQALALEPVEVSRGDIAIDLTGHVDIYPNEGDTFQISTVPDSNGIRRRIEVRSSDGAHSGDWAVFSLANVSDEQLDRLIVAPHFRLPGSGMFWPDLGSSRIAAITPSEGFALSRQNSDDADVFAITLNPGAVITFVVELSGPELPQLYLWSPEAYKDTQNAFTLYYGVVLGIAGLLAVFLSILFVVKGTSLLPATAMLAWSVLLYVAIDFGFLDKLIPLAAADLRIWRASADVAISFSLVVFLFTYLNLARWHAQLGYAAAAWGLALMGLFGLAIFDPPAAAGIARLSFAATVAAGTGLIFYLSLRRYDRAILLMPAWALIAAWLFAAWMTVSGRLDNDIVQPALDGGLVLIVLLLGFTVIQHSFSGGAYQPGLFSDLERQALALLGTDGTVWDWDVGRDRIVTEPDFAPKIGLSAGALNGAARTWLRYIHPGDRDRFRSTLDLFLEWRRGRLKMEFRMRANDGHYHWMLIRARPVLSTDGEVIRCVGTLSDLTDQKVSTQRLLQDAVIDNLTGLPNRTIFLDRLQSLIVQSRAGNGFRPTLIVADIDRYSDINETLGFAAGDNILIALTRRIQRLLKPEDTLSRLSDNSFAIILLSQSDPGEVADFTDQLASAIDMPIAFESREISLTASIGIASWHEEHETAEAFLEDARLATLRAKRMGGNAVETYRPALRMLSDERRQLRADLSRAIDRREMSVLYRPVVRIEGFDVIGFTCFLNWRHPQHGDVPAGEIIEMSRENGKAADLVLYTVRQALEDLVSWQQALPKARPFVSIQLNSTETLRTSTLIELENIIRQSEVAPRQVVFAIPENVVLEAPEQAKLALQHLRSIGAGLTLSEFGSGHGSLTLLRNFRFDAAYISAGIFRQNQETQAETVRAFTALTSTYGVRIGVTEVTGEVETAALAEAGCVYATGPLYGPSISAPAALRLLRANGPAAA